Proteins from a genomic interval of Octopus sinensis unplaced genomic scaffold, ASM634580v1 Contig12188, whole genome shotgun sequence:
- the LOC115229228 gene encoding protein FAM183B-like, whose product MAHPTNTSTLNKVNFEKNWTERVKKEKRHQQLFTNFSINPFKKIHEITGKPNRESEVGNMIEDSHFKTVIKRANLEPVKKYEYPQTESQEIGWITQPLVDLDRSDRRLQFPRVRTGITEYMEAVWLMKEQAQQ is encoded by the exons ATGGCACATCCCACCAACACAAGTACCTTAAATAAGGTCAACTTCGAGAAGAACTGGACGGAAagggtgaagaaagagaaaaggcacCAACAACTCTTTACAAACTTCAGTATAAACccttttaaaaaaa TCCATGAGATCACAGGAAAACCCAACAGAGAGAGCGAGGTAGGAAACATGATAGAAGACT CTCACTTCAAGACGGTCATCAAACGGGCCAATCTGGAACCTGTGAAGAAATACGAGTATCCGCAGACCGAGTCTCAAGAAATTGGTTGGATAACTCAGCCTTTG GTGGACCTTGACCGCAGTGATCGCCGACTTCAATTCCCCCGTGTCCGGACTGGCATCACAGAATACATGGAGGCAGTTTGGTTAATGAAAGAACAGGCACAGCagtga